From Acomys russatus chromosome 25, mAcoRus1.1, whole genome shotgun sequence, a single genomic window includes:
- the Gng13 gene encoding guanine nucleotide-binding protein G(I)/G(S)/G(O) subunit gamma-13, with product MEEWDVPQMKKEVESLKYQLAFKREMSSKTIPELLKWIEDGIPKDPFLNPDLMKNNPWVEKAKCTIL from the exons ATGGAGGAGTGGGATGTGCCCCAGATGAAGAAGGAGGTGGAGAGCCTCAAGTACCAACTGGCCTTCAAGAGGGAGATGTCATCCAAGACCATCCCCGA GCTTCTCAAGTGGATCGAGGATGGGATCCCTAAGGACCCTTTCCTGAACCCCGACTTGATGAAGAACAACCCTTGGGTAGAGAAGGCCAAGTGTACCATCCTATGA
- the Chtf18 gene encoding chromosome transmission fidelity protein 18 homolog yields the protein MEDYEEHLHGVEDDFHNQFAAELEVLAELEGTRDLPPSGSLQTPANRPTLTFEEAIAGGDTVPLPCPTGSPGNDSRNTRKNVRRDQPASSSPMVKRPRLEVVKRLNFEPDAEELLYPDSPPGDITPPPSPEVFPDEMPSDVSTDKGIMQALPSPRNPVLRRPPALEDYINVTSTYGERAFLVLRADLTGTGVQNPLLDVQWRGHGQLDLLGVPFTSLKEQVDSKRRQQLLEEAQQLSDTLHSLRSEREEVLLEGTAEEEPAPGQDAAQHHLWVDEFAPQHYTELLSDDFTNRCLLKWLKLWDLVVFGHERPARKARPNVETARAGKEATAPGKWKSHEQVLEEMLEAELDPSRRPRQKVALLCGPPGLGKTTLAHVVARHAGYCVVEMNASDDRSPEAFRTRIEAATQMESVLGAGGRPNCLVIDEIDGAPTAAINVLLSILNRKGSQEAEPGGTAIPAGGRRRRADGGLLTRPIICICNDQFTPSLRQLKQQAFLLHVPPTLPSRLVQRLQEISLQHGMRSDPGALVALCEKTDNDIRSCINTLQFLYGRGRRELSVRDVQTTHVGLKDQRKGLFSVWQEVFQLPRAQRRLVGQDLSLPAHALLLSDGDTGSLTLASQRFYHILRVTTSAGEHEKIVQGLFDNFLRLRLRDSSLGTVCCALDWLAFDDLLEQAAHHGQSFQLLRYLPFLPAAFHVLFASSHVPRITFPSSQQEAQTRLSQTRNQIQTLVSGMAPVTRSRTTPQALVLETLCLLLDVLAPKLRPVSTQLYSAREKQQLSSLVGTMLAYSLTYHQERTPDGQYLYRLEPNVEEVCRFPELPARKPLTYQAKQLIAREIEMEKMRRAEALAWSGGGPQVDQGPSGPASLRMDSGDKGARQPAPRNHEQRLEHIVKRAAVQEQPERDFFGRVVIRRVAVPSREAEAPDKGAEEWRMGVAVGRSEVWFRFNEGVSNAVRRGLYIRDLL from the exons GGGTCGCCAGGAAATGACAGCCGCAATACCAGAAAGAATGTTCGTAGGGACCAGCCCGCGTCCTCCA GCCCCATGGTTAAACGGCCTAGGCTGGAGGTGGTGAAGAGGCTGAACTTTGAGCCAGATGCGGAGGAGCTCCTGTACCCTgattcccctccaggggacatcacGCCTCCACCTAGTCCTGAGGTTTTCCCTGATGAGAT GCCCTCAGATGTTAGTACTGACAAAGGCATCATGCAGGCTTTGCCAAGTCCACGCAATCCTGTCCTGAGACGGCCCCCTGCCTTAGAGGATTATATCAATGTGACATCCACGTATGGAGAGCGGGCATTTTTGGTGCTCCGAGCTGACCTCACAGGCACTGGCGTGCAG AACCCTCTCCTGGATGTCCAGTGGCGAGGCCATGGCCAGCTGGACCTGCTGGGTGTCCCCTTCACCTCCCTGAAGGAACAGGTGGACAGCAAG CGACGGCAGCAATTGCTTGAGGAGGCCCAACAGCTCTCAGACACTCTGCATAG CCTCAGGTCTGAAAGGGAGGAGGTTCTGCTTGAGGGGACCGCTGAGGAGGAGCCAGCCCCTGGCCAGGACGCTGCTCAGCACCACCTCTGGGTGGATGAGTTTGCACCCCAGCACTACACGGAGCTGCTCAGTGATGAC TTCACCAACCGCTGCCTCCTCAAGTGGCTGAAGCTATGGGACCTGGTGGTATTTGGCCATGAGAGGCCTGCCCGGAAGGCCAGGCCCAACGTAGAGACAGCCCGGGCCGGGAAGGAGGCCACTGCCCCTGGCAAGTGGAAAAGCCATGAGCAGGTCCTGGAGGAGATGCTAGAAGCTGAACTGGACCCAAGCCGGAGGCCTCGGCAGAAG GTGGCGCTGCTGTGTGGCCCTCCAGGACTAGGCAAGACCACGCTGGCACATGTGGTTGCACGGCATGCAGGGTATTGCGTGGTAGAGATGAATGCGAG TGATGACCGTAGTCCCGAGGCCTTCCGTACACGCATTGAAGCAGCTACGCAAATGGAATCAGTGTTGGGTGCAGGTGGCAGGCCCAACTGCCTGGTTATTGATGAAATCGACGGAGCTCCCACG GCGGCCATCAACGTTCTCTTGAGTATCTTGAATCGCAAGGGTTcacaggaggctgagccaggaggcaCGGCCATCCCTGCAGGGGGTCGGCGACGCAGGGCTGATGGGGGCCTCCTAACCAGGCCCATCATCTGCATCTGCAATGACCA GTTTACACCTTCCCTGAGGCAGCTGAAGCAGCAAGCTTTCCTGCTCCACGTTCCGCCAACTCTGCCCTCTAGGCTGGTGCAGCGGCTCCAGGAG ATTTCCCTGCAACATGGCATGCGGTCTGACCCAGGTGCACTGGTTGCGCTCTGCGAGAAGACTGACAATGACATCCGGTCCTGCATCAACACCCTACAG TTTCTGTATGGGAGGGGCCGGCGGGAGCTGAGCGTGAGGGATGTGCAGACCACTCATGTTGGCTTGAAGGATCAGCGCAAGGGGCTGTTTTCTGTGTGGCAAGAGGTCTTCCAGTTGCCCAGGGCTCAAAG GCGACTCGTGGGCCAGGACCTGAGCCTACCAGCCCATGCCCTCCTGCTCAGTGATGGCGACACGGGCTCCCTGACCCTGGCCTCCCAGCGCTTCTACCACATCCTGCGTGTGACCACCTCTGCAGGCGAGCATGAAAAGATTGTCCAG GGCCTGTTTGACAACTTTCTACGCCTTCGGCTTCGGGACTCCAGCCTAGGCACCGTGTGCTGTGCCCTTGACTGGCTGGCCTTCGATGACCTGCTGGAGCAGGCTGCCCACCATGGGCAGAGCTTCCAGCTGCTGCGCTACCTGCCCTTCCTGCCTGCGGCCTTCCATGTGCTCTTCGCCTCCAGCCACGTGCCACGTATCACTTTCCCCAGCAGCCAGCAGGAG GCCCAGACCCGGCTGAGCCAGACAAGGAACCAGATCCAGACGCTGGTGTCAGGCATGGCACCGGTTACCCGGAGCCGGACCACACCTCAGGCCCTCGTCCTAGAGACCCTCTGCCTGCTCCTGGACGTCCTCGCACCCAAGCTGCGCCCT GTGAGCACACAGCTGTACAGTGCCCGTGAGAAGCAGCAGTTGTCCAGCCTTGTGGGTACCATGCTTGCATACAGTCTCACCTACCACCAGGAGCGCACGCCTGATGGGCAGTACCTCTACAGGCTGGAGCC GAATGTGGAAGAGGTCTGCCGCTTCCCTGAGCTGCCTGCCCGCAAGCCCCTCACCTACCAGGCTAAGCAGCTTATTGCCCGGGAGATTGAAATGGAGAAGATGCGGCGGGCTGAGGCTCTGGCCTGGTCGGGAGGTGGCCCCCAG GTGGACCAGGGTCCCTCAGGGCCTGCAAGTCTGCGGATGGACAGTGGGGATAAAGGGGCGAGGCAACCTGCTCCACGTAACCACGAGCAGCGGCTGGAACACATTGTGAAGAGAGCGGCTGTGCAGGAGCAG CCTGAGAGGGACTTCTTTGGACGTGTGGTCATCAGGAGAGTGGCAGTCCCAAGCAGAG AGGCCGAAGCCCCGGACAAGGGCGCAGAGGAGTGGCGCATGGGTGTGGCAGTGGGCAGGAGTGAGGTGTGGTTCCGGTTCAACGAGGGTGTCTCCAATGCTGTGCGGCGCGGCCTGTACATCAGGGACCTGCTATAG